One part of the Hydrogenobacter sp. T-2 genome encodes these proteins:
- the zwf gene encoding glucose-6-phosphate dehydrogenase — MNRSFSLFILGGTGDLAKKKLFPALSRLYTKGYLNGLDRVYSLARSKREDWEQVVCRLDAGFGKLCNFLPFDARDWNSYAELGKLIENLKGQELIFFLALSPYLFEDTIRNLGKLLRNYTNPRKIVIEKPFGFDLKSAKRLNDILHRYFIEEEIYRIDHFLGKDTIQNIFSLRFSNTIFEGIWNRNFIEHVKIYALEKVGVEGRGEFYDKVGAIRDMLQNHMLQMLAFTAMEPPAYMSEKFIRDEKVKVLKNTRIERLIRGQYEGYRQEIGVENSKTETFVLAKVLVENFRWHGVPFYLMTGKALSEKLTQIEIVFREVPQSFTKLLDCKPHQNRIVFQTAPESKLQIVFELRPPTGRFMACPVETFMEYRFPSEFEDAYEVLLLDIVEGDQSLFIRGDEIETLWEVVEPYLNMEDEPFVYPKGVKLPKEAEEFLP; from the coding sequence ATGAATAGAAGTTTCTCTCTTTTTATTCTTGGTGGGACGGGAGACCTTGCAAAAAAGAAACTCTTTCCTGCACTCTCAAGGCTTTACACGAAGGGTTATCTAAATGGACTTGACAGGGTGTATTCCTTGGCAAGAAGTAAGCGGGAAGATTGGGAGCAGGTGGTTTGTAGACTGGACGCTGGCTTTGGAAAGCTATGCAACTTTTTACCCTTTGATGCACGAGATTGGAACTCATACGCAGAGCTTGGAAAGCTCATAGAAAACCTAAAGGGTCAAGAGCTTATCTTCTTCCTTGCACTTAGTCCATATCTTTTTGAGGATACTATTAGAAATCTTGGAAAGCTCTTAAGAAACTACACAAACCCAAGAAAGATAGTTATAGAAAAGCCCTTTGGTTTTGACCTAAAGTCCGCAAAGAGGTTAAACGATATCCTGCATAGGTATTTCATAGAAGAGGAGATATACCGCATAGACCACTTTCTTGGCAAGGATACCATACAAAACATCTTTTCTTTGAGGTTTTCCAATACCATCTTTGAAGGCATATGGAACAGGAATTTTATTGAGCATGTGAAAATATACGCCCTTGAGAAGGTGGGAGTGGAAGGAAGGGGAGAGTTTTATGACAAGGTGGGTGCCATAAGGGATATGCTACAAAACCACATGCTCCAAATGCTTGCCTTTACCGCCATGGAGCCACCCGCCTATATGTCAGAGAAGTTTATAAGGGACGAAAAGGTAAAGGTCTTAAAAAACACACGCATTGAAAGGCTCATAAGAGGTCAATACGAAGGCTACAGGCAGGAGATAGGAGTGGAAAACTCCAAAACAGAGACCTTTGTGCTTGCCAAGGTTTTGGTGGAAAACTTCCGCTGGCACGGAGTGCCCTTTTATCTAATGACAGGAAAAGCCCTTTCTGAAAAGCTAACCCAGATAGAGATAGTCTTTAGGGAAGTTCCACAGAGCTTTACCAAGCTCCTTGACTGCAAGCCACACCAAAATAGAATAGTCTTTCAGACCGCACCAGAGAGCAAGCTCCAGATAGTCTTTGAACTAAGACCGCCCACTGGCAGGTTTATGGCTTGCCCAGTGGAGACCTTCATGGAGTATAGGTTTCCCTCAGAGTTTGAGGACGCATACGAGGTCTTGCTCCTTGATATTGTAGAAGGAGACCAATCTCTTTTCATAAGAGGAGATGAGATAGAAACCCTCTGGGAAGTGGTTGAGCCATACTTAAACATGGAGGACGAACCCTTTGTCTATCCAAAAGGTGTAAAACTGCCAAAGGAGGCAGAGGAGTTTTTACCTTAA
- the gnd gene encoding phosphogluconate dehydrogenase (NAD(+)-dependent, decarboxylating) yields MNIFMIGLGRMGLGMSRRLLSKGHKVAGYDANPEARERARAYMEVLESLEGLRGQKLVWLMVPHEVVDKVLEDIKPYLQEGDIVVDGGNSFYKDSQRRAEALKDMGVYFLDVGVSGGVYGEELGYCLMVGGDRSAFERIEPILRDLSYEGRGYAYLGSSGAGHFAKMVHNGIEYAFMQAIGEGFELLKESGFEYDLREVARIYNTGSVIRSWLMELTQKVFEDFGDLQELKPYVEDTGEGRWTVEEAIKRAVPVPTIAEALFARFRSRQDNSFRDRLLAGLRFEFGRHQVKKKDE; encoded by the coding sequence ATGAACATTTTTATGATAGGCTTGGGGAGGATGGGGCTTGGTATGTCAAGAAGGCTACTTTCAAAGGGGCACAAAGTAGCGGGCTATGATGCAAACCCGGAGGCAAGGGAGAGGGCAAGGGCTTATATGGAAGTTTTGGAGAGCCTTGAGGGTCTTAGGGGGCAGAAGTTAGTATGGCTTATGGTTCCTCACGAGGTGGTGGACAAGGTTCTTGAAGACATAAAGCCTTATCTGCAAGAGGGAGACATAGTGGTGGACGGTGGAAACAGCTTTTACAAAGACTCTCAAAGAAGGGCGGAGGCTTTGAAGGATATGGGTGTTTACTTTTTGGATGTGGGTGTTAGTGGTGGTGTTTATGGTGAGGAGCTTGGATATTGTCTTATGGTGGGTGGGGACAGGTCTGCCTTTGAGAGAATTGAGCCAATTTTGAGAGACCTATCCTATGAGGGTAGGGGCTATGCCTATCTTGGTTCTTCTGGTGCGGGGCATTTTGCCAAGATGGTTCACAATGGCATAGAGTATGCCTTTATGCAGGCTATTGGTGAGGGCTTTGAGCTCCTCAAAGAAAGTGGCTTTGAATATGACTTGAGGGAGGTTGCACGCATATACAATACGGGTAGTGTTATCCGTAGCTGGCTTATGGAACTCACTCAAAAGGTCTTTGAAGACTTTGGAGACCTACAAGAGCTTAAGCCTTATGTGGAAGACACGGGAGAGGGTCGTTGGACGGTAGAGGAAGCCATAAAAAGGGCTGTGCCAGTGCCAACTATTGCGGAGGCTCTCTTTGCTCGCTTTCGCTCAAGGCAAGATAACTCCTTTAGAGACCGCCTTTTGGCAGGTCTTAGGTTTGAGTTTGGAAGACATCAGGTAAAGAAAAAGGATGAATAG
- a CDS encoding UDP-N-acetylmuramoyl-L-alanyl-D-glutamate--2,6-diaminopimelate ligase produces MNLKEILSYAKGISSNSKEVREGYVFVAIKGTQVDGHDFVEEALQRGALYVFVEREVGIKDPRIIKVEDTRKALGELASLFYGEVSKRLKIVGITGTNGKTTTTHIIESILNKAGIKTGLMGTIYYRLGEKIYEYEGRTTPDPIKWHSTLKAMWEEGASAVVCEVSSHALDQKRIWGTDFYMVGFTNLSQDHLDYHGTMEDYFLAKARLFEEYAYTYAVINEDDPYGKRLKAIAKNPRTYGREGDFKILDFQTDFEGSRLRVAYEGKVYDFFSNLRGNFQAYNLSLGILVGFLWGLESQAIQEGIRQVQVPGRFETYKGKGFVVIIDYAHTPDALEKVLRTARALCKNRLIVVFGAGGNRDRTKRPLMGKTAEAIADLIVLTSDNPRFEEPMAIIEDILSGIENKGKVLVEQDRRKAIELAISMAQEGDVILIAGKGHEDYQEIKGVKYPFKDSEVVKEVLGV; encoded by the coding sequence ATGAACCTAAAAGAAATCCTCTCTTATGCAAAAGGTATAAGTTCTAACTCCAAGGAAGTCCGCGAGGGTTATGTTTTTGTAGCCATTAAAGGAACGCAGGTGGATGGGCATGACTTTGTGGAAGAGGCTTTGCAAAGGGGTGCTCTCTACGTGTTTGTGGAGAGGGAAGTAGGCATAAAAGACCCACGCATTATAAAGGTGGAAGATACAAGAAAGGCTCTTGGTGAGCTGGCAAGTCTTTTTTATGGTGAGGTTTCAAAGAGGCTTAAGATAGTGGGCATAACGGGGACAAATGGCAAGACTACCACAACGCACATAATAGAGTCTATCCTCAACAAGGCGGGTATAAAAACTGGTCTTATGGGGACGATTTACTACAGGCTTGGAGAGAAGATATACGAATACGAAGGGAGGACCACTCCAGACCCTATAAAGTGGCACTCCACACTAAAAGCCATGTGGGAAGAGGGTGCAAGTGCGGTGGTTTGCGAGGTTTCCTCTCATGCACTTGACCAAAAGAGGATATGGGGCACGGACTTTTATATGGTGGGCTTTACCAACCTCAGCCAAGACCATCTTGACTATCATGGCACTATGGAAGACTACTTCCTTGCAAAGGCAAGGCTCTTTGAGGAGTATGCATATACCTATGCGGTGATAAATGAGGATGACCCATATGGCAAAAGGCTAAAGGCTATTGCAAAAAACCCAAGAACCTACGGAAGGGAAGGAGACTTTAAAATTCTTGACTTTCAAACAGACTTTGAGGGCTCAAGGCTAAGAGTGGCATACGAAGGAAAGGTGTATGACTTTTTCTCCAACCTGCGAGGGAACTTTCAGGCGTATAACCTCTCTCTTGGTATACTTGTGGGCTTTCTGTGGGGGCTTGAAAGCCAAGCTATACAAGAAGGCATAAGGCAGGTGCAAGTCCCCGGTAGGTTTGAAACCTACAAGGGAAAGGGCTTTGTGGTGATAATAGACTATGCTCATACGCCTGATGCTTTGGAAAAGGTCTTGAGGACCGCAAGGGCTCTTTGCAAAAACAGGCTTATAGTGGTCTTTGGTGCTGGGGGAAACAGGGATAGAACAAAGAGACCTCTTATGGGAAAGACCGCAGAGGCTATTGCAGACCTTATAGTCCTGACCTCGGACAACCCAAGGTTTGAAGAGCCGATGGCTATAATTGAGGATATCTTGAGTGGAATAGAAAACAAAGGAAAGGTCTTGGTGGAACAGGACAGAAGAAAGGCAATAGAGCTTGCCATAAGCATGGCACAGGAGGGGGATGTTATCCTAATAGCGGGCAAAGGACACGAAGACTACCAAGAAATAAAGGGTGTAAAATATCCCTTTAAAGACTCTGAAGTGGTCAAGGAGGTCCTCGGTGTGTGA
- a CDS encoding M48 family metallopeptidase, with translation MEITIEKIIRSNRKTVALQITDDATLIIRAPYNISDETIMHVISKHKNWIIKKKMEVEARNPKFTPKEFVNGEGFLYLGRSYKLTIVDNQDVPLKFDRGFYLLRDALPKAREVFIEWYKEKAYEKISERVEKYAKDGGFKYKKINITNANKRWGSCSPNGILNFSWRLVMAPLSVIDYVVIHELVHTEEKNHSKNFWIKVKVLMPNFEKYADWLKRNGHLLRL, from the coding sequence ATGGAAATAACAATAGAAAAAATTATAAGATCAAACAGGAAAACAGTAGCATTACAAATAACAGATGATGCTACTCTTATTATTAGAGCACCATATAATATTAGTGATGAAACCATAATGCATGTTATTTCTAAACATAAAAATTGGATTATAAAAAAGAAAATGGAAGTTGAGGCAAGGAATCCTAAATTTACACCTAAGGAATTTGTTAATGGAGAAGGATTTTTATATCTTGGGAGAAGTTATAAGCTAACTATAGTAGATAATCAAGATGTGCCTTTGAAATTTGATAGAGGATTTTATCTCTTAAGAGATGCTCTACCAAAGGCAAGGGAAGTTTTTATTGAATGGTATAAAGAAAAAGCTTACGAAAAAATTTCAGAAAGGGTAGAAAAGTATGCCAAAGATGGAGGGTTTAAGTACAAAAAAATTAATATTACTAATGCAAACAAAAGATGGGGGTCATGTTCTCCAAATGGGATACTAAATTTTTCGTGGAGACTTGTGATGGCACCACTTTCTGTAATAGATTATGTTGTAATTCATGAGCTTGTCCATACCGAAGAAAAGAATCATTCAAAAAACTTTTGGATTAAAGTTAAAGTATTAATGCCAAATTTTGAAAAATACGCAGATTGGTTAAAGCGAAATGGGCATCTTTTGAGGTTATAA